Proteins encoded by one window of Thermobaculum terrenum ATCC BAA-798:
- a CDS encoding TadE family protein, whose amino-acid sequence MYEYRQAPRKCKALEGQSIVEFALILPVLLLITLGLLDLGRAFYFQETITNAAREGARYYSLHTDQSGQAISIAVREAGALGPYITVTPSGPTVDPSTGDRYVSVTVQYNFKLITPLVQQLLGQNINLRATSRMPAAQITLNP is encoded by the coding sequence ATGTACGAGTATAGACAGGCACCAAGGAAATGTAAGGCGTTAGAGGGGCAGTCTATAGTAGAGTTTGCTCTGATTTTACCAGTGTTGCTGCTCATCACCCTGGGTTTGCTGGATCTAGGTAGGGCTTTCTACTTTCAGGAAACCATTACCAATGCCGCTCGCGAGGGCGCTAGGTACTATTCGCTCCACACGGATCAAAGTGGGCAGGCTATATCGATAGCGGTAAGAGAGGCTGGCGCCTTAGGACCATATATAACGGTCACACCCTCAGGACCTACCGTAGATCCCAGCACGGGTGACAGATATGTGAGCGTTACAGTGCAGTATAACTTCAAGCTAATAACGCCCTTGGTGCAACAGCTATTAGGTCAGAACATAAACCTGAGAGCCACCAGCAGGATGCCAGCAGCACAGATCACACTAAACCCTTAG
- a CDS encoding Flp family type IVb pilin: MQKLNELYVRLMTEVNLALESAMNPREGQGMVEYALIIVLVSIAAIVALGLLGGQISNVFQRITQTLSGSGS; the protein is encoded by the coding sequence AAGCTAAACGAGTTGTATGTAAGGTTGATGACCGAGGTGAACCTTGCCCTCGAGTCAGCCATGAATCCCAGGGAAGGCCAGGGCATGGTAGAGTACGCACTTATCATCGTACTGGTAAGCATCGCAGCGATTGTTGCACTGGGATTGCTCGGTGGCCAAATAAGCAACGTATTCCAGAGGATCACACAGACTCTATCAGGATCGGGTAGCTAA